The following are encoded in a window of Anopheles gambiae chromosome X, idAnoGambNW_F1_1, whole genome shotgun sequence genomic DNA:
- the LOC133393115 gene encoding uncharacterized protein LOC133393115, translating to MIAAIFCGLKKPESVEEYLNPLVNELNLLHDNGITIKGSHITIKLEAIVADTPARAFIKGVKGHTGYASCLKCTAKGVYNKKSKTMTFPGINAPLRTHKGFEEDDYPGHRTSSTPLLNLVQLDIILHIIVGDPAIVVLKDHLPENVYEHFILLFCGVTLLSSQAYEEKWALAGQLLDKFVTDFPIVYDEQYMSINIHNLQHVYEEVKRFRSFSAISTYPFEAKLHFLKRLLRSGWKSLEQVIKRISELEEFDMPKDSNISYPSIIVKGKKTSVHVRKSFVLQNNVKKLLVSYDRQQHNEVSLSILRTGRRRKNVSQKQ from the exons ATGATAGCTGCTATATTTTGTGGTTTAAAAAAACCCGAGAGCGTCGAGGAGTATCTTAATCCTTTAGTGAATGAATTGAACCTCCTCCATGATAATGGAATCACAATCAAAGGTTCGCATATCACCATAAAGTTGGAGGCCATCGTTGCTGATACTCCTGCTAGGGCCTTTATAAAAG gcGTTAAAGGTCATACCGGTTACGCTTCATGTTTGAAATGCACTGCGAAAGGTGTTTATAACAAGAAGTCAAAGACCATGACGTTTCCTGGCATCAACGCACCCCTAAGAACTCACAAAGGTTTCGAAGAAGACGATTATCCTGGACACCGTACTTCTTCAACTCCACTTTTGAACTTGGTGCAATTAGACATAAtactgcatatcattgtggGAGATCCAGCTATAGTGGTGTTAAAAGATCATCTTCCAGAAAACGTGTACGAACATTTTATTCTCTTGTTTTGTGGGGTGACACTGCTTTCATCGCAAGCTTATGAAGAAAAATGGGCGCTAGCTGGACAACTACTGGATAAATTTGTTACCGATTTTCCCATAGTATACGACGAACAATATATGAGCATCAACATCCACAATTTGCAACACGTATATGAAGAAGTGAAAcgttttcgttctttttcgGCCATTTCAACATACCCATTCGAGGCAAAATTGCATTTCTTGAAGCGCTTACTTCGCAGTGGATGGAAGAGTCTAGAACAAGTTATCAAGAGAATATCGGAGTTGGAAGAGTTTGATATGCCGAAAGATTCCAACATTAGCTATCCTTCGATAATCGTCAAAGGGAAAAAGACATCTGTTCATGTTCGGAAAAGCTTTGTACTGCAAAATAACGTAAAAAAACTGTTGGTTTCTTACGATAGACAACAGCATAATGAAGTTTCACTCAGCATCCTCAGAACCGGGAGAAGGAGGAAAAATGTCAGTCAAAAGCAATAA
- the LOC133392184 gene encoding uncharacterized protein LOC133392184, whose translation MKRHFYIEFLMYQILELLQWFCNLMQFYRINLSYNMQVLLHFFIFSVPQIAVESNYQLRQQTTTQTNITVPEVQHVIPTSPTDCFNNTATTTHLIQASPVDEVQYLKGQIEIYKEQVKDLRGEVTFLKGVIQNKLDRILNSTARQRESFEELVLVSRPREGLLPRTDFDFTPIDTEEKLQNFNEQLGIDPNYKKEILRYLQRQISRADVDNRMHDLIYCLFTKPFFARFTWSGVSRNGAQKIALKVYIHIFKLFHIIGGNAHMLPSAVYVADFLKNNIKHSGTRIHLSETTKTSSHKKRTL comes from the exons TACCAAATCTTAGAATTACTCCAGTGGTTCTGCAATCTGATGCAGTTCTACCGAATAAACCTATCGTATAACATGcaagttttattacatttttttatattttcagtGCCACAAATTGCTGTAGAATCTAATTACCAGCTacgacaacaaacaacgacgcaaacaaacatcacTGTGCCTGAAGTACAACATGTTATACCGACGTCACCAACCGATTGTTTCAACAACACAGCGACTACTA CACACCTAATACAGGCTAGTCCGGTAGATGAGGTACAATATTTAAAGGGGCAAATAGAAATTTACAAAGAGCAGGTTAAAGATTTGAGGGGTGAAGTAACATTTTTAAAAGGAGTTATACAAAATAAGCTGGACAGAATTTTGAACAGCACAGCCCGACAAAGGGAATCCTTTGAAGAGTTGGTGCTTGTTAGTCGCCCTAGGGAAGGGCTTCTTCCAAGAACTGATTTTGATTTTACACCTATAGATACAGaagaaaaattacaaaattttaaCGAGCAGCTTGGCATAGATCCAAActataaaaaagaaatcttGCGTTATTTGCAAAGGCAAATATCACGTGCTGACGTAGACAACCGTATGCACGATTTAAtatattgtttatttactaAACCATTTTTTGCAAGATTCACATGGTCTGGCGTAAGTAGGAATGGAGCACAAAAAATAGCACTTAAAGTGTacatacatatttttaaattatttcatatCATTGGGGGGAATGCGCATATGCTGCCTTCAGCAGTATATGTTgcagattttttaaaaaacaacatcaaacacTCAGGGACACGTATACATTTATCCGAAACTACTAAAACATCTtctcacaaaaaaagaacactttAG